A single Micromonospora sp. CCTCC AA 2012012 DNA region contains:
- the ctaJ gene encoding aa3-type cytochrome oxidase subunit CtaJ, producing MSVTETLLVFVGIPAAAVLVIAGLALAGGRGGGGGAKRYRPGRPFDFTPVWFLGRPEQLADSAGTALAAGAQAPALTSHKQEKAGIEAPAGGTGGASDRW from the coding sequence TTGTCTGTTACCGAGACGTTGCTGGTCTTCGTCGGCATCCCGGCGGCCGCGGTGCTGGTGATCGCCGGACTGGCACTCGCCGGCGGCCGTGGCGGCGGTGGCGGCGCCAAGCGCTACCGGCCGGGCCGGCCCTTCGACTTCACTCCGGTCTGGTTCCTGGGCCGTCCGGAGCAGCTGGCCGACTCGGCCGGCACCGCGCTGGCAGCGGGCGCGCAGGCGCCGGCGCTGACCAGCCACAAGCAGGAGAAGGCCGGCATCGAGGCGCCGGCCGGTGGAACCGGAGGCGCAAGTGACCGTTGGTGA
- the bdeA gene encoding bis(hydroxyethyl) terephthalate hydrolase codes for MQPVPTVPRARSGPDRRWATALARSVLTLLLVGAGLAAAPAAHAAVNPYQRGPDPTVASIEATRGPFAIAQTTVAASSVSGFRGGTVYYPTSTAEGTFGAVAVSPGYTATQSSVAWLGPRLASQGFVVITIDTLSRYDQPASRGSQLLAALDYLTNASSVRSRIDRYRLAVMGHSMGGGGSLSAANTRPTLQAAIPLTGWHTTKNWSTVRVPTLVVGAEYDSIAPVASHSEPFYTSLPATLDKAYLELNGATHSAPTSPNVTIAKYSISWLKRFVDDDTRYEQFLCPAPSGSAIEEYRDTCPHS; via the coding sequence ATGCAACCCGTACCCACCGTCCCCCGTGCCCGGTCCGGGCCGGACCGCCGATGGGCCACCGCCCTGGCCCGGTCCGTGCTCACCCTCCTCCTGGTCGGCGCCGGGCTGGCCGCCGCACCGGCCGCCCACGCCGCCGTCAACCCCTACCAGCGCGGCCCCGACCCGACCGTGGCGAGCATCGAGGCGACCCGTGGCCCGTTCGCCATCGCCCAGACCACCGTCGCCGCCTCCAGCGTCAGCGGCTTCCGCGGCGGCACCGTCTACTACCCCACCAGCACCGCCGAGGGGACCTTCGGCGCGGTCGCTGTCTCACCCGGCTACACCGCGACGCAGTCCAGCGTGGCGTGGCTCGGCCCCCGCCTCGCCTCGCAGGGTTTCGTCGTCATCACCATCGACACCCTGTCCCGCTACGACCAACCGGCCAGCCGGGGCAGCCAACTGCTGGCCGCGCTGGACTACCTGACCAACGCCAGCTCGGTGCGCAGCCGGATCGACCGGTACCGGCTCGCCGTGATGGGCCATTCGATGGGTGGCGGCGGCAGCCTCTCCGCGGCGAACACACGGCCGACGCTGCAGGCCGCGATCCCGCTGACCGGCTGGCACACCACCAAGAACTGGTCCACGGTACGCGTCCCGACGCTGGTCGTCGGCGCGGAGTACGACTCGATCGCCCCGGTCGCGTCGCACTCGGAGCCCTTCTACACCAGCCTGCCGGCCACGCTGGACAAGGCATACCTCGAACTGAACGGCGCCACCCACTCCGCGCCCACGTCGCCCAACGTGACCATCGCGAAGTACAGCATCTCCTGGCTGAAGCGGTTCGTGGACGACGACACCCGCTACGAGCAGTTCCTCTGCCCGGCACCGAGCGGGTCCGCGATCGAGGAGTACCGCGACACCTGCCCGCACTCCTGA
- a CDS encoding amidohydrolase family protein, which translates to MGTPVVDVHTHVVPKGWPDLGAACGGSGWPWLRVDSERAAMIMVGKTEFRPVGAECWDAPTRLADMAADGVDVQVVSPTPVFFSYDRASDQAAKVARIFNDLALEVTAAGGDRLVPFCQVPLQDPDLACAELDRCLAAGHAGVEIGNHVGDRDLDDAGIVQFLTHCAEVGAPVFVHPWDMPGGPRLDRWMARWLAGMPAETHLSVLALILGGVFDRVPESLRICFAHGGGSFPFWLGRADNAWHRRGDLVRGASTAPPSSYVDRFSVDSVVFAPAALRLLVDTMGVDRVMVGSDYPYPLGERPVGRVVRDADFLTADQRDKLLGGNALRFLHA; encoded by the coding sequence ATGGGGACACCCGTCGTCGACGTGCACACGCACGTCGTACCCAAGGGATGGCCGGACCTCGGCGCGGCGTGCGGCGGGTCCGGCTGGCCCTGGTTGCGGGTCGACTCCGAACGCGCCGCCATGATCATGGTGGGAAAGACGGAGTTCCGGCCGGTCGGCGCGGAGTGCTGGGACGCGCCCACCCGGCTGGCCGACATGGCCGCCGACGGCGTCGACGTGCAGGTGGTCTCGCCGACGCCGGTCTTCTTCTCCTACGACCGCGCTAGTGACCAGGCGGCGAAGGTGGCGCGGATCTTCAACGACCTGGCGCTGGAGGTGACGGCGGCCGGCGGTGACCGCCTGGTGCCGTTCTGCCAGGTCCCGTTGCAGGATCCCGACCTGGCCTGCGCGGAGCTGGACCGCTGCCTGGCCGCCGGGCACGCCGGTGTGGAGATCGGCAACCACGTCGGCGACCGCGACCTGGACGACGCGGGCATCGTGCAGTTCCTGACCCACTGCGCCGAGGTCGGCGCCCCGGTCTTCGTGCACCCGTGGGACATGCCGGGCGGGCCCCGACTGGACCGGTGGATGGCCCGCTGGCTGGCCGGGATGCCCGCCGAGACCCACCTGTCGGTGCTCGCCCTGATCCTCGGCGGGGTCTTCGACCGGGTGCCGGAGAGCCTGCGGATCTGCTTCGCGCACGGCGGCGGCAGCTTCCCGTTCTGGCTGGGGCGGGCCGACAACGCCTGGCACCGCCGCGGCGACCTGGTACGCGGCGCCTCCACCGCCCCGCCCAGCTCCTACGTCGACCGGTTCAGCGTGGACTCGGTGGTCTTCGCGCCCGCCGCGCTGCGGCTGCTGGTCGACACGATGGGGGTCGACCGGGTCATGGTCGGCAGCGACTACCCGTACCCGCTGGGGGAGCGGCCGGTCGGGCGGGTGGTCCGGGACGCCGACTTCCTCACCGCCGACCAGCGCGACAAACTGCTGGGCGGCAACGCCCTGCGCTTCCTGCACGCCTGA
- a CDS encoding amidase: MAEPHDLTALEQAAAIARGELSSVELVAHHLTRVDALGDTVGAFVTVTSERALAAARAADGVPAGERGALHGVPTAIKDLTLTAGVRTTFGSAAFADFVPPVDADVVRFMTAAGLVSLGKTTTSELGCSLYSEGLVAPPARNPWDLSYTAGGSSGGAAAAVAAGLVPVAQGSDGGGSLRIPASLCGLVGYKPSRGLVSGGPLGSGAFGLPTAGPIGRTVADVAALLDVMAQPVPGEPYLPPARPADGYLGVARRADPGRLRIGRFTTPMLADEPVHPDCLAAVDRAAALLAAAGHEVVEVPAPLGPTAWPLFETIWYVLALAPLPPEREGRLLPLTRFLRDRGTAVGAGALLAALGELQAQVRLGAQRTAGCDLLLCPTLAAPQAPVGAFAALPPAEDFDRQRRFSPYCAIFNVTGQPSVSLPVGRTADGLPVGVLLTGRYGDDATLTATAAQLEHGCGGWDHHPAIWRAVDSANVNTTSGVGRSAP; this comes from the coding sequence ATGGCCGAGCCGCACGACCTGACCGCGCTGGAGCAGGCCGCCGCGATCGCCCGGGGCGAGCTGTCCAGCGTGGAGCTCGTCGCCCACCACCTGACCCGCGTCGACGCGCTCGGCGACACGGTCGGGGCGTTCGTCACCGTCACCTCGGAACGGGCCCTCGCGGCGGCCCGGGCCGCCGACGGCGTACCGGCCGGGGAACGGGGGGCGCTGCACGGCGTTCCGACCGCGATCAAGGACCTGACGCTGACCGCGGGGGTGCGCACCACCTTCGGATCGGCGGCCTTCGCCGACTTCGTGCCGCCGGTCGACGCCGACGTGGTGCGCTTCATGACGGCCGCCGGACTGGTCAGCCTCGGCAAGACCACCACCTCCGAGCTGGGCTGCTCGCTCTACTCCGAGGGGCTGGTCGCGCCGCCGGCCCGGAACCCCTGGGACCTGTCGTACACGGCGGGTGGGTCGAGCGGTGGCGCGGCGGCGGCGGTGGCGGCCGGGCTGGTCCCGGTCGCCCAGGGTTCCGACGGCGGCGGGTCGCTGCGCATCCCGGCGTCGCTCTGCGGCCTGGTCGGCTACAAACCCAGCCGGGGGCTGGTCTCCGGCGGGCCGCTCGGCTCCGGCGCGTTCGGGCTGCCGACCGCCGGCCCCATCGGGCGGACCGTCGCCGACGTGGCCGCGCTGCTCGACGTCATGGCCCAGCCGGTGCCCGGCGAGCCCTACCTCCCGCCGGCCCGGCCCGCCGACGGCTACCTCGGCGTGGCCCGCCGCGCCGACCCCGGCCGGCTGCGGATCGGCCGCTTCACCACCCCGATGCTCGCCGACGAGCCGGTCCACCCCGACTGCCTGGCCGCCGTGGACCGGGCCGCCGCGCTGCTGGCCGCCGCCGGCCACGAGGTGGTCGAGGTGCCCGCGCCGCTCGGCCCCACGGCGTGGCCGCTCTTCGAGACCATCTGGTACGTCCTGGCGCTCGCCCCGCTCCCGCCGGAGCGGGAGGGCCGGCTGCTGCCGCTGACCCGGTTCCTCCGCGACCGGGGTACGGCCGTCGGCGCGGGGGCGCTGCTGGCCGCGCTCGGTGAACTCCAGGCCCAGGTACGCCTCGGCGCCCAGCGGACCGCCGGTTGCGACCTGCTGCTCTGCCCCACCCTCGCCGCGCCGCAGGCGCCGGTCGGCGCGTTCGCGGCGCTGCCCCCGGCGGAGGATTTCGACCGGCAACGCCGGTTCTCGCCGTACTGCGCCATCTTCAACGTCACCGGTCAGCCGTCGGTTTCCCTGCCGGTGGGCCGCACCGCCGACGGGCTCCCCGTCGGGGTGCTCCTCACCGGCCGGTACGGCGACGACGCCACGCTGACCGCCACTGCCGCGCAACTGGAGCACGGATGTGGCGGATGGGATCACCACCCCGCAATCTGGCGGGCCGTCGACTCCGCTAACGTGAATACCACAAGCGGAGTCGGGCGGTCGGCGCCATGA
- a CDS encoding DUF5130 family protein, which translates to MTVGEKQAETGTGTPPDVLDGPFSTRQLLRIDEALRLADQGTGLVFSVYVGGLDEPIREHAQRLHRQLAEPDKSVLIAVSPNQRQLEVVTGRYARKRIPDTYAKLAALSMVASFGGGDLAGGIIQGLDQLASHAGKG; encoded by the coding sequence GTGACCGTTGGTGAGAAGCAGGCCGAGACGGGGACGGGCACCCCGCCCGACGTGCTGGACGGGCCCTTCTCGACCCGCCAGCTGCTCCGCATCGACGAGGCGCTGCGCCTGGCCGACCAGGGCACCGGCCTGGTCTTCTCGGTCTATGTGGGCGGTCTCGACGAGCCGATCCGGGAGCACGCCCAGCGGCTGCACCGCCAGCTCGCCGAGCCCGACAAGTCGGTGCTGATCGCCGTGTCGCCCAACCAGCGGCAGCTGGAGGTCGTCACCGGCAGGTACGCCCGCAAGCGCATCCCCGACACGTACGCCAAGCTGGCCGCGCTCTCCATGGTGGCCTCCTTCGGCGGCGGCGACCTGGCCGGCGGCATCATCCAGGGCCTCGACCAGCTCGCCAGCCACGCCGGCAAGGGCTGA